A window of Desulfurellaceae bacterium contains these coding sequences:
- the bioB gene encoding biotin synthase BioB, giving the protein MTDMSALARTSLAGEALSRADAFGVLQTPDTELRELLDAAFSVRSRTFGRKVKVCVLQNAQSGLCPEDCHYCSQSKISTAPIQKYRLLPQDQLLAGARKAVAAGARRYCMVASGRGPQAREIAHMSRAARAIKAAFPRLEICVSLGLMDHNQATELKQAGVGWVNHNLNTSRRFYPRICTTHTYDDRVETVKNVKRAGLSSCSGGIIGMGESDEDIVDLAYVTRELGIDSIPVNFLYPIAGTPLDDRRADPIKGLKTLCLLRFLNPRSEIRMAAGREIYLGDWSGLALYPANSLFVEGYLTTPGQQAEAARSLIERAGFEVEEVDGTDQMAAGA; this is encoded by the coding sequence ATGACCGATATGTCCGCCCTGGCCCGTACATCGCTGGCGGGCGAGGCGCTGTCCCGCGCCGACGCCTTTGGCGTGCTCCAGACCCCCGACACCGAGCTGCGAGAGCTTCTCGACGCGGCCTTCAGCGTCCGTAGCCGGACGTTTGGTCGGAAGGTCAAAGTGTGTGTCTTGCAGAATGCCCAGAGCGGTCTGTGTCCGGAGGACTGCCACTACTGTTCCCAGTCAAAAATCTCAACCGCCCCGATTCAAAAATACCGCCTGCTGCCCCAGGATCAACTGCTGGCCGGGGCGCGCAAAGCCGTGGCCGCCGGCGCCCGGCGCTACTGCATGGTCGCCAGCGGGCGCGGACCACAAGCGCGCGAGATTGCGCATATGAGCCGGGCGGCACGGGCGATCAAGGCCGCGTTTCCCCGGCTTGAGATCTGTGTTTCGCTGGGTCTGATGGACCACAACCAGGCCACCGAGCTGAAACAGGCCGGGGTCGGCTGGGTCAACCATAACCTGAATACCAGCCGGCGCTTTTATCCCCGGATCTGCACCACCCACACCTACGACGACCGGGTCGAGACAGTCAAAAACGTCAAGCGAGCGGGCTTGTCGAGCTGCTCCGGGGGCATCATCGGCATGGGCGAGAGCGATGAGGATATTGTAGACTTGGCCTACGTCACCCGCGAGCTGGGTATTGACTCGATTCCGGTCAATTTCCTGTATCCGATTGCCGGCACACCGCTCGACGACCGACGCGCCGATCCCATCAAGGGCCTGAAAACCCTGTGTCTGCTACGCTTTCTGAACCCCCGCAGCGAGATTCGGATGGCCGCCGGGCGTGAGATCTATCTGGGCGACTGGTCGGGGTTGGCACTGTATCCGGCCAACTCGCTCTTTGTCGAGGGCTATCTGACAACGCCGGGCCAGCAGGCCGAGGCAGCCCGCAGCCTGATTGAACGGGCCGGTTTTGAGGTCGAAGAGGTGGACGGGACAGACCAGATGGCCGCCGGGGCCTAG
- a CDS encoding LLM class F420-dependent oxidoreductase, which produces MKCILSAVLIVLVSVTVCSATQQAVKPIRFGLQVAQQQTTVQELKQVWQEAEALGFDTLWTNDHLLPSFGPADKVNLEAWTLLAAMAGVTSRVRIGTMVSSNTFRHPSVLAKMATTVDHLSQGRLILGVGFGWFEREHAAFGVPFPKIRERSRRLDEALQVITALWSADPTASFSGTYYSLVDAPFEPKPVQQPHPPILIGGIGEKRTLPLVARYASMWNIPMLSPDRIRAKSRVLERLCQDIQRDCTGIERSILTPVYIRTDPAEVQTLLERIAELRNLPVEQLRKTILAGTPEEIRHQIQTYIDVGVTHFIVNLRRPGLYDREAVRIFATEIMPGFKNN; this is translated from the coding sequence ATGAAGTGCATCCTGTCAGCCGTGCTGATCGTGCTCGTGTCTGTCACGGTCTGCTCCGCCACCCAGCAGGCCGTCAAGCCGATTCGGTTCGGGCTGCAAGTCGCCCAACAGCAGACCACCGTTCAGGAACTCAAACAGGTCTGGCAGGAGGCCGAGGCGCTCGGCTTTGACACCCTGTGGACCAACGACCACCTGCTGCCCAGCTTCGGCCCTGCCGACAAGGTCAACCTGGAGGCCTGGACGCTGCTGGCAGCCATGGCAGGCGTCACGTCCCGGGTCCGGATCGGTACCATGGTGTCCAGCAATACCTTCCGTCACCCCTCGGTCCTGGCCAAGATGGCGACCACCGTCGACCACCTGAGCCAGGGCCGGCTCATTCTGGGCGTCGGCTTTGGCTGGTTTGAACGCGAGCACGCGGCCTTTGGCGTACCCTTCCCGAAAATCAGAGAACGCAGCCGGCGACTGGACGAAGCCCTGCAGGTGATCACCGCGTTGTGGAGCGCCGACCCGACCGCGTCTTTCAGCGGGACGTATTACAGCCTGGTTGATGCGCCGTTTGAGCCCAAGCCGGTCCAGCAGCCCCACCCCCCGATCTTGATCGGCGGCATTGGCGAAAAACGGACCCTGCCGCTGGTGGCCAGATACGCCAGCATGTGGAATATTCCGATGCTCAGTCCAGACCGCATCCGGGCGAAAAGCCGCGTCCTGGAGCGCCTGTGCCAGGACATTCAGCGGGACTGCACCGGGATCGAACGCTCCATCCTCACCCCGGTCTACATCCGCACCGACCCGGCCGAGGTCCAAACCCTGTTAGAGCGCATTGCCGAGTTGAGAAACCTTCCCGTCGAACAGCTCCGCAAAACAATACTGGCCGGAACGCCGGAGGAGATTCGGCATCAGATCCAGACCTATATCGATGTGGGGGTGACCCATTTCATTGTCAATCTGCGTCGCCCGGGGCTGTACGATAGAGAAGCGGTGCGGATTTTTGCCACGGAAATCATGCCCGGCTTCAAGAACAATTGA